The genomic window ATCTCTGGAACTTTTGATTTTGCAGAAACTTCCTTTCATGGTGCCTTCCGAACCGATCGTAGAAGCATACCTGGAAAAACTGCAGGCTGAGGGGAAAGACAGCTTTATGCATTTTATGTTGCCCAATTCTCTGCTCAAATATCGCCAGGGTTTTGGAAGGCTGATCCGGCATAAAACAGATCGCGGAGTGGTGCTGGTTCTGGATAATAGAATTATGACAAAACGCTATGGACAATTTTTCAAAGATACCGTTCCTGCCAATACTCACATTGCTATGAATGACCTGGAAGTTTACGATTATCTGACGAAATGGTTCAAGAAAATTTAGAACAAATTTATAGCTTATTATTTTCTCATTTTGGATTTCAAAACTGGTGGCCCGGCGAAACAAAAGATGAGATAATTATCGGAGCGATCCTCACCCAAAGTGTAAGCTGGCAAAATGTGGAAAAAGCAATTCAAAACCTTAAAAGTGAAAATCTCTGTAATCTTTTTGCAATACACCAAGCAGAGCTTGGAAAGATTGCAAAACTCATCGAACCAACCTTTTATTTCAATCAGAAAGCTTTGAAGCTGAAAAATTTTACAGAAATGTTTTATGAAAAATTCAGAGGAAATTTTGATAAACTATTTGCCTTAGATTTAATCGACATGCGATCTGAATTTCTCGATTTAAACGGAATTGGACCAGAAACTGCCGATTCGATAATTTTGTACGCAGCCGAAAAGCCGATCTTCGTTGTAGATGCATACACAAAAAGGATTTTCAGTCGA from Candidatus Cloacimonadota bacterium includes these protein-coding regions:
- a CDS encoding endonuclease III domain-containing protein is translated as MVQENLEQIYSLLFSHFGFQNWWPGETKDEIIIGAILTQSVSWQNVEKAIQNLKSENLCNLFAIHQAELGKIAKLIEPTFYFNQKALKLKNFTEMFYEKFRGNFDKLFALDLIDMRSEFLDLNGIGPETADSIILYAAEKPIFVVDAYTKRIFSRLGYVIEKWKYQEIQDFFMKNLPHKVGLFKDLHAQIVKLGKEYCRKRNPVCDVCPLGKMCKY